One genomic region from Streptomyces sp. NBC_01431 encodes:
- a CDS encoding YceI family protein — MGLRAQVRTRDGWAVSHAVVTMTDMTGTQVLRASAAPDGSVAADVALAPGPYTVIVTAVGYAPAASTALVTASGRAEAGTVVLARQGGVELPPPGPWTIDPVHSSVGAVAQHLGISSVHGRFGEFGGRIEIAEDLAKSRVQAVIGAASIDTGNAMRDGHLKSPDFLDVERFPEITYRSTGLVPAGPDRWTVQGELSLHGVLREVDLDLSYLGTGPDPWGGVRAAYRATAELRREDFAMNYNQVLQAGISAIGTTLKVELDIQTVQGEALPTV; from the coding sequence ATGGGACTGCGGGCACAGGTACGGACACGCGACGGCTGGGCGGTTTCGCACGCCGTGGTGACGATGACCGACATGACGGGGACGCAGGTACTGCGGGCGTCGGCGGCCCCAGACGGCTCGGTTGCGGCGGACGTGGCGCTGGCGCCCGGCCCGTACACGGTGATCGTGACGGCCGTCGGGTACGCCCCCGCCGCCTCCACCGCGCTGGTCACGGCGAGCGGCCGGGCCGAGGCGGGCACCGTGGTGCTGGCCCGCCAGGGCGGCGTCGAGCTGCCGCCGCCGGGCCCCTGGACGATCGACCCGGTGCACTCGTCGGTCGGCGCGGTCGCCCAGCACCTGGGCATCTCCAGCGTGCACGGCCGGTTCGGCGAGTTCGGCGGCCGGATCGAGATCGCGGAGGACCTGGCGAAGTCGCGGGTTCAGGCGGTGATCGGCGCGGCCTCGATCGACACGGGCAACGCCATGCGGGACGGGCACCTCAAGTCGCCCGACTTCCTGGACGTCGAGCGCTTCCCCGAGATCACCTACCGCAGTACGGGACTGGTCCCGGCCGGCCCCGACCGCTGGACGGTGCAGGGCGAACTGTCCCTGCACGGCGTGCTCCGCGAGGTCGACCTCGACCTCTCCTACCTGGGTACGGGCCCGGACCCGTGGGGCGGCGTACGGGCGGCCTACCGCGCGACGGCCGAACTGCGCCGCGAGGACTTCGCGATGAACTACAACCAGGTGCTCCAGGCGGGGATCTCGGCGATCGGCACGACGCTGAAGGTGGAGCTGGACATCCAGACCGTGCAGGGCGAAGCCCTGCCCACCGTCTGA